Part of the Aurantiacibacter aquimixticola genome, ACTGAAAGGTTGACAGACAGGTCGCCAAGCCTAATCCTCGATGCCAACGACATGGGCGCGTCTTGAAACGTGCTTGGAGCTTAAGAGGGGAGTCTGAATGACCTATTCGTTTGACGATCGTGCACGCCTGTCCGGAAAAGGTGGCGTTGTCGGCGCACTCATGGCCGGAACGGCGCTTGCTTGCCTGGCCATGCCGGCCGCCGCACAGGATATCGATCCCGATGATGGCCCCGGCCCGGAAATCGAACAGTCCGAAGGCGGTGACGAAATCGTCGTTACCGGTATTCGCGGCACCATCCAGAACTCGATCGAAGGCAAGCGCGACAACGATCTGATCGTCGAAGTGCTGAGCGCGGACGAAATCGGCGGCCTGCCCGCGCTCTCCATTGGTGAAGCGCTCGAAACGCTGACCAGTGCCGCCTCGCACCGCGAGCAGGGCGGCGCGACGGAAATCTCGCTGCGTGGCCTCGGCCCGTTCCTCAGCTCGACCACGATCAATGGTCGCCTCGCTTCCAATGGTAGTGGTGACCGCTCGGTCAATTTCAGCCAGTTCCCCTCGGAACTGTTCAACACGCTGGCGATCTACAAGACGCAGTCGGCAAGCCTGATCGAAGGCGGCGTGGCCGGTCAGATCGCGCTCGAAACCGTGGCGCCGCTCGATTACGGCCGCCGCCGCTTCCAGGCCGATTTCAAGCTGCCTTACAACCCCGACAACTTCAATATCGACGAAGACCAGCGCTTTATCGATTTTGGCTATCGCGCCACGCTGAGTTATGTCGACCAGTACGATCTGGGCGGATTCGGCGATCTCGGCATTTCGGTCGGCTATCAGCGCAACGAGACGAGCAATCCGGAGCAGGAAGCCAGCGTTTCCAACACGATCCGCGCTTGCGTTCTCGACCCGACCGATACTGCCGACGGTGTTTTCGATGACGGAAACTGCGATACGAGCGCCGATACGATCCTTGGTCTGCGCGATGGCAGCGTCACCGACGATTTCGTGATCGCGCGGAACAGCTATGCCTTCCGCAGCAACATCACCGATGATGAGCGCGAGAGCTTCTTCGCGGCGCTGCAATATCGGCCGAGCCCGTCCTTCGAGCTGGGCTTCGACTTCCAGTATTCGGACCGCCTCTATCGCGAACAGCGCAGCGACCTGGGTTTCGTCGAAGGGCGCCGGATCGACGGGCCGGGTGATGACAATCGTCTCGATTTCGACTTGCTCTACACGGAAACCGGCGCGCTGCGTCAGTTTACCAGCGAGCAGCGCATCGAAGCGACGAGCGAATATCTGCAGCGTGCCGAAGAGTATTACGGCGGCGGTATCGACTTCGTGGCGGAGGTCGGCGACCGCTTCACGCTCAGCGGCGATCTGTCATATTCGCAGACTCAACGTGTGGAAGAGGCCGTGCAGGTTCGCTTCCGTACGGAAGACAATGAAGACATCACCGGCGCCGAAGTGTGGCCCGATGCCTTCGAAAGCGATGGCAGTTCGACCGATGACCGCGTCGAAACCGCTGTGCTTATCCAGCAGAACGGTTCGGAAGCTCTGAACTTCTTCACGCAGAATTTCGACGTGACGAATTACGATCTGTTCGCCAACGATCCGCGCGTGCGCGCCGATCTGGAGCAGGATCGCTTCAACTCCATCTGGGGTGCGCGCCTGGACGGCGAATACGAGATGGATGGCTTCCTGTCCTCCATCATGGTCGGCGTTCGTTTTCAGGATCTGCTGTATCGCGACGTTCCGGGTGCTTTCGGCGTCGGTCGTTTCGAAAATTCCTATGACGATGTCGACGATACCGGCGCGTTGGCGGCCGCAAACCGCGAATGTCGCACGCCGTTCCCGGAAACCGGCTTCCTCTCGAGCGTGTCGGGCGGCAATCCGCTCATCACCAATGTCGATGATGACGGCAATGTGATCG contains:
- a CDS encoding TonB-dependent receptor, with amino-acid sequence MTYSFDDRARLSGKGGVVGALMAGTALACLAMPAAAQDIDPDDGPGPEIEQSEGGDEIVVTGIRGTIQNSIEGKRDNDLIVEVLSADEIGGLPALSIGEALETLTSAASHREQGGATEISLRGLGPFLSSTTINGRLASNGSGDRSVNFSQFPSELFNTLAIYKTQSASLIEGGVAGQIALETVAPLDYGRRRFQADFKLPYNPDNFNIDEDQRFIDFGYRATLSYVDQYDLGGFGDLGISVGYQRNETSNPEQEASVSNTIRACVLDPTDTADGVFDDGNCDTSADTILGLRDGSVTDDFVIARNSYAFRSNITDDERESFFAALQYRPSPSFELGFDFQYSDRLYREQRSDLGFVEGRRIDGPGDDNRLDFDLLYTETGALRQFTSEQRIEATSEYLQRAEEYYGGGIDFVAEVGDRFTLSGDLSYSQTQRVEEAVQVRFRTEDNEDITGAEVWPDAFESDGSSTDDRVETAVLIQQNGSEALNFFTQNFDVTNYDLFANDPRVRADLEQDRFNSIWGARLDGEYEMDGFLSSIMVGVRFQDLLYRDVPGAFGVGRFENSYDDVDDTGALAAANRECRTPFPETGFLSSVSGGNPLITNVDDDGNVIGTYNTFATFDALCIVQVLEREDPSGLSFDANGIPIFPSGDFDSVQNNDVDELTYAAYVQANFDGDLGNVPVRGNLGVRAVRTEVESTGFRTSLISVIDDTDPEAITFRLIEDADNLTSVTADNTYTKFLPSFNLTAELTPDILGRVAVYRALSRPDPSALGFGRTFSIATDEDTVFTSIEDALGIVTANGNPFTDPLMSWNGDVSLEWYPDEDSIFAVSAYYKSFNGGFEIIGTTESFIVDDSPVEALVRTVDTIDETSTIYGFEVSAAHRFTWLPAPLDGLGFKVGYNYAQSDFEFEDDTLGEIATLNDDGTITVVNGLIPPADIFGLSNHVVSAQAYYEIGPLEFQGVWKYRSDYFQQFVATPGRIRYVDDTSIFEARVSFELSDNVTFRLEGLNLFNEPRFDYRGAPDDFGAVSVYGPRYFAGVRFKF